One stretch of Chaetodon auriga isolate fChaAug3 chromosome 18, fChaAug3.hap1, whole genome shotgun sequence DNA includes these proteins:
- the LOC143336670 gene encoding uncharacterized protein LOC143336670 → MPAAAVKPAPEDMVAEGGGEGERGLSQWEASGLGRERLPLPSLKVPRELLRSFPHSKRVGSYLVGKMINKGSFAKVMEGLHIGTGEKVAIKVIDKKKARQDSYVLKNMKREPRIHQMVRHPHIVVLLETLETENSYYMAMELCAGGDLMDRICERKRLEEREVRRYTRQILSAVEHLHKHGIVHRDLKIENFLLDEHNNIKIVDFGLSNTLKAESLSMELLNTQCGSPAYAAPELLAHRKYGPKVDVWSVGVSMFAMLTGTLPFTVEPFNIKQLHQKMVNGEISSIPSDVSKGAAAFVLSLLEPDPAKRPSVRAAMEERWINEGYAKKPLHSLSHKNRLCPEDLNSSVLAYMTETLGHSLSEIIHTLTTNRPSAIMASYHLLLNKLSRSQKGAKASKKLDSNDWSLPSKNTWRERNNTESKTQQQNEPPNEKSAKQSSRPLRAQQTTACQSNRRRPEDLHRKDHREDAENRSPSPSLPQLPQSASPSIPPRLPSPSPVHQSLEDGATDEEVAITLDTREKLFPEVSVFGDRELVHLSPPKSSASQLCDSAPCQVPLPAEPIRDSSTLRPIRHTHLLRTTQSDGAADPGSDCFHENGQQDDHSHHLSINERLEKLQTFYSSEKNGISPRMLLEADTHNTHSSDRDHLGAMERTQTSPSAPLPRLRNVGLKDGRGRKLTWGGLTRPGPPGLLVNGSKPPAFPSQRQHTLVIKSLRQERGKRRDLSAAGGGGGGGGGGGGGGGGEGGTAGGGMNGTKRNSVQLRSSLQRRVADLNLPLLPAALQGKTDRKNQLHSMEY, encoded by the exons atgccagctgcagcagtgaagccCGCTCCAGAGGACATGGTGGCGGAAGGAGGGGGCGAAGGAGAGCGCGGCCTGTCCCAGTGGGAGGCCTCGGGGCTGGGCCGGGAGCGGCTGCCTCTGCCCTCCCTGAAGGTCCCCAGGGAGCTGCTGAGGAGCTTCCCCCACTCCAAACGGGTGGGCTCCTATCTGGTGGGGAAAATGATCAACAAGGGGTCGTTTGCCAAAGTGATGGAGGGGCTACACATTGGCACAGGGGAAAAG gTGGCCATAAAGGTGATTGACAAGAAGAAAGCACGGCAGGACTCCTACGTGCTGAAGAACATGAAGAGAGAACCTCGAATTCATCAGATGGTCCGACATCCTCACATTGTGGTCCTGCTAGAG ACTTTGGAGACAGAGAACAGCTACTACATGGCCATGGAGCTCTGTGCCGGAGGAGACCTGATGGACAGGATCtgtgagaggaagaggctggaggagagggaggtgcGGCGCTACACCCGTCAGATCCTCTCTGCAGTGGAACACCTGCACAAACACGGCATCGTGCACAG AGATTTGAAGATTGAAAACTTCCTGCTGGACGAACATAATAACATAAAGATTGTGG ACTTTGGCCTGAGTAACACTCTGAAGGCTGAATCTTTGTCTATGGAGCTCCTCAACACCCAGTGTGGAAGTCCTGCCTACGCTGCTCCTGAGCTGCTTGCTCACAGGAAGTACGGACCCAAAGTGGACGTCTGGTCGGT agGTGTGAGTATGTTTGCCATGCTGACAGGGACTCTGCCCTTCACTGTCGAGCCTTTcaacatcaaacagctgcaccaGAAGATGGTCAATGGAGAGATCAGCAGCATCCCCAGTGATGTCAGCAAAG GTGCGGCAGCATTTGTGTTGTCTCTTCTGGAGCCAGACCCAGCTAAGAGACCCAGTGTCAGAGCTgcgatggaggagagatggatcaACGAGGGATATGCCAAGAAACCGCTACACTCACTCTCTCATAAAAACAG GTTGTGTCCAGAGGATCTCAACTCATCTGTGCTGGCATACATGACGGAGACGCTGGGCCACTCCCTCTCTGAAATCATACACACGCTCACCACCAACCGACCTTCCGCCATCATGGCCTCCTATCACCTGCTGCTCAACAAGCTCAGCAGGAGCCAGAAAGGAGCCAAAGCCAGCAAG AAGCTTGACAGCAATGACTGGAGCCTTCCAAGCAAGAAtacatggagagagaggaataaCACTGAATCAAAGACGCAGCAACAG AATGAACCGCCCAATGAAAAAAGTGCAAAGCAGTCCAGCAGGCCTCTGAGAGCCCAACAGACAACTGCATGTCAGAGCAACAGGAGGAGGCCCGAGGACCTGCACAGGAAGGACCACCGAGAGGATGCGGAGAACCGTTcaccctctccatctcttccccAGCTTCCTCAGTCTGCCTCCCCCTCAATACCACCCCGCCTTCCCTCCCCGTCCCCCGTCCATCAGTCTTTAGAGGATGGGGCCACTGATGAGGAGGTCGCCATTACCCTGGACACCAGAGAGAAGCTGTTTCCTGAAG tgtctgtgtttggggACAGGGAACTCGTCCATCTTTCTCCCCCTAAAAGCTCTGCATCTCAACTCTGTGACTCCGCCCCTTGCCAAGTCCCATTACCCgctgagccaatcagagacagtAGCACGTTGAGGCCGAtccgacacacacacctgctcaggACAACTCAGTCAGACGGAGCAGCAGACCCTGGGTCAGACTGCTTCCACGAGAACGGGCAGCAGGACGACCACTCTCATCACCTGAGCATCAACGAACgtctggagaagctgcagacaTTTTATTCCTCAGAGAAGAATGGCATCTCTCCCAGGATGCTCCTGGAGGCcgacacacacaacacacactcctcagacAGAGACCACCTGGGTGCCATGGAGAGGACACAGACGTCACCCTCTGCCCCGCTGCCCCGCCTGCGTAATGTGGGGCTAAAGGACGGACGAGGCAGGAAGTTGACATGGGGAGGGTTGACCCGACCTGGGCCCCCAGGACTCCTGGTGAATGGGTCTAAACCTCCCGCCTTCCCCTCACAGAGACAACATACTTTGGTCATTAAGAGCCTCAGGCAGGAGAGGGGCAAGAGAAGAGATTtgtcagcagcaggaggaggaggaggaggaggaggaggaggaggaggaggaggaggaggagagggagggacggcaggaggagggatgaaTGGAACAAAGAGGAACTCAGTTCAGTTACGTTCATCTCTCCAGCGCCGGGTGGCGGACCTGAATCTGCCACTGCTTCCTGCAGCCCTGcaggggaagacagacaggaagaaccAGCTACACAGCATGGAGTATTGA